The following proteins come from a genomic window of Phycisphaeraceae bacterium:
- the queG gene encoding tRNA epoxyqueuosine(34) reductase QueG yields the protein MSAAFTDDLAPRAQAIHRLGASLGFAMIGIAPARSSPHQEYLRQWLAEGKHGEMSYLAADVEKRVDPAVLVPGAKSIICVADLYSPTDAGRGSGDQTTHSSRHESDPVMAPLGRIARYAHGDDYHRVMKKRLHELADALRARWPDHTFRTAVDTAPTLDREHAHRAGLGWIGKHTLLIHPRLGSFFFLGEIITTLPLQPSDAPPKIVADHCGTCTRCIDACPTGCITPYSVDGSRCVSYLTLEHRGMIAADLQAAMGDWIAGCDICQEVCPFNQAETNTAHDRTSGMNAQIDPLAQQAPHPAYKPRRVSLPLLDVLNWSSEDRQRAFERSALKRLKLAQLKRNALIAAGNHLLKGDDALLRSKITAIANDESESDLLRRTATQTLERIPRY from the coding sequence ATGTCTGCTGCGTTCACTGATGATCTCGCGCCGCGTGCTCAGGCGATCCACCGTCTCGGAGCATCGCTGGGTTTTGCGATGATCGGCATCGCACCGGCCCGGAGCAGCCCCCATCAGGAATATCTGCGTCAATGGCTTGCGGAAGGTAAGCACGGCGAAATGAGCTACCTCGCTGCGGATGTCGAGAAGCGCGTCGATCCCGCAGTGCTGGTCCCCGGCGCAAAGTCGATCATCTGCGTCGCAGATCTTTACTCACCAACCGATGCGGGACGCGGTTCAGGGGACCAGACGACGCATAGTTCCCGCCATGAAAGCGATCCGGTGATGGCACCCCTTGGCCGCATCGCCCGTTATGCGCATGGCGATGATTACCACCGGGTAATGAAAAAACGCCTGCACGAACTGGCGGACGCACTGCGAGCACGCTGGCCGGATCATACGTTTCGAACCGCCGTGGATACCGCGCCGACGCTGGATCGTGAGCACGCCCACCGCGCGGGACTTGGCTGGATCGGCAAACACACGCTGCTCATCCACCCACGGCTCGGCTCGTTTTTTTTTCTCGGCGAGATCATCACGACGCTGCCGCTCCAGCCGTCTGATGCGCCGCCGAAAATCGTGGCGGATCACTGCGGCACCTGCACGCGCTGCATCGACGCCTGCCCGACCGGATGCATCACACCGTATAGCGTGGACGGCTCGCGCTGCGTGAGCTACCTGACTCTCGAACACCGTGGAATGATCGCGGCTGACCTGCAAGCAGCAATGGGTGACTGGATCGCAGGATGCGACATTTGCCAGGAAGTGTGTCCGTTCAATCAAGCGGAAACGAACACTGCACACGACCGTACTTCGGGGATGAATGCCCAGATTGATCCTCTCGCGCAGCAGGCCCCTCATCCTGCGTACAAACCTCGTCGAGTTTCGCTGCCGCTCCTGGATGTGTTGAACTGGTCAAGTGAGGATCGACAGCGGGCGTTTGAGCGGTCCGCACTCAAGCGGCTGAAACTCGCCCAGCTCAAACGCAATGCCTTAATCGCAGCAGGGAATCATCTCCTGAAGGGGGATGATGCTCTCTTACGGTCAAAAATCACAGCTATCGCCAATGATGAGAGCGAGTCAGACCTGCTGCGCCGCACCGCGACCCAAACGCTGGAGCGCATTCCGCGATATTAG
- the nuoF gene encoding NADH-quinone oxidoreductase subunit NuoF codes for MPLAEPVLLKRIPTPPAGNIRDRRTVSYEQFVNTGGYAGLHKALAMEPKAVIDIVKGSELRGRGGAGFPAGLKWSFLPPEDGKRRFLTVNADESEPGTFKDRLLLDFDPHQVLEGIAICMHACRLDTAYIYIRGEYHHQARVLENAVREAYANRIFGAGSVLKQINGSDPECFVHRGAGAYICGEETGLLESLEGKRGWPRIKPPFPAVAGAFGRPTIINNVETLAMVGPILDKGADWFKTMGKGRAEGVPVTVPASFGPKLFGISGHVNTPGVYEENLGLKMSELIEKYGGGMRGGKKFKAAIPGGISMGVLSTDQYHAELDFDIGKKYACLGLGTAGVIVMDEDTDMVAVARNISRFFAHESCGQCTPCREGTNWMFKMLTRIEQGDGTTKDLDLLLEIAGSMGAMPGTTICGLADGANWAVRTILNKFWGDFEKRVKKERYVSLAVVGAGH; via the coding sequence ATGCCCCTTGCCGAACCAGTCCTACTTAAACGCATCCCCACGCCACCGGCGGGAAATATCCGTGACCGTCGGACGGTTTCGTATGAGCAGTTCGTCAACACGGGCGGGTATGCCGGGTTGCATAAAGCCCTGGCGATGGAACCCAAGGCTGTCATCGACATCGTCAAGGGCAGCGAGTTGCGCGGGCGCGGCGGCGCGGGCTTCCCCGCGGGTCTCAAGTGGAGCTTTCTTCCCCCGGAAGACGGCAAACGGCGGTTCCTGACCGTCAATGCGGATGAGTCCGAGCCTGGCACGTTCAAGGATCGGTTGCTGCTCGACTTCGATCCGCATCAGGTTCTCGAAGGCATCGCCATCTGCATGCACGCATGCAGACTCGACACGGCTTACATCTACATTCGCGGCGAATATCACCATCAGGCGCGTGTTCTCGAAAACGCTGTCCGCGAAGCCTACGCGAATCGCATCTTCGGAGCGGGTTCCGTGCTCAAGCAGATCAATGGCAGTGACCCCGAATGCTTTGTGCATCGCGGTGCGGGAGCGTATATCTGCGGTGAGGAAACGGGCCTGCTTGAGTCGCTGGAGGGCAAGCGCGGCTGGCCTCGCATCAAGCCGCCGTTTCCCGCGGTGGCGGGGGCGTTCGGCCGGCCGACGATCATCAACAACGTCGAAACGCTTGCGATGGTCGGACCGATCCTCGACAAAGGCGCGGACTGGTTCAAAACCATGGGTAAAGGCCGCGCTGAAGGCGTCCCGGTCACGGTGCCCGCATCGTTTGGTCCGAAACTTTTCGGAATCTCAGGTCACGTGAATACGCCCGGCGTCTATGAGGAAAACCTCGGCCTGAAAATGTCTGAGCTGATCGAGAAATACGGCGGAGGGATGCGGGGCGGCAAGAAGTTCAAGGCTGCCATCCCCGGAGGTATTTCCATGGGTGTGCTCAGCACCGATCAGTATCACGCTGAACTCGATTTCGACATCGGTAAGAAATACGCATGTCTGGGGCTGGGGACTGCGGGCGTCATCGTGATGGATGAGGACACCGACATGGTGGCTGTCGCGCGGAACATCTCGCGATTCTTCGCGCACGAGTCTTGCGGTCAATGCACGCCCTGCCGCGAAGGGACCAACTGGATGTTCAAGATGCTCACCCGCATCGAGCAGGGCGACGGCACCACCAAAGACCTCGATCTGCTGTTGGAGATCGCCGGCTCGATGGGTGCGATGCCGGGCACGACGATCTGCGGTCTGGCGGACGGGGCGAACTGGGCGGTACGCACGATCCTCAATAAATTCTGGGGTGACTTTGAAAAGCGAGTTAAAAAAGAACGCTATGTGTCGCTCGCGGTTGTGGGGGCGGGGCATTGA
- a CDS encoding APC family permease produces MDPQESNPTIFQRLKRILIGRAKNPEDQSLFHHLSLIAFFAWVGLGADGLSSSCYGPEEAFMAVSTHPYLALFVGLGTVATIFVISTSYSQIIELFPSGGGGYLVATKLLSPSLGALSGCALLVDYILTITISIASGADALFSFFDPSYSMFKFPTALVGVCLLTLMNVRGVKESVLPLVPIFLVFVITHAFVILYAIFTHIFHFDDLARNAVTDVGQAWRDNGAGFIGVFVLLKIVLKAYSMGAGTFTGIEAVSNGLQIFREPRVQTAKRTMRYMAFSLAVTVMGLMIAYLLYEVHEHHVEGKTLNAVLFERLSAGWGYGPSRTFVFVTLLSEAMLLFIAAQAGFMDGPRVSANMALDSWLPKRFATLSDRFVTQNGVLFMGAAGALVLFLAHSLDPQGVVRFLVVLYSINVFITFTLSQAGMVRHWWQVRRSDSNWKHKFLVNGVGLVLCAGILISIVVIKFAAGAWITLAITSVLVIVVMGIRHHYRKTGALLKRLDGLVRVAESTPAPVSSDGKPVVPPAFDPSGKTAVVLVNGFSGVGLHTLFSIVRLFSGIFKNFVFVQVGAIDAGVFKGAAEIAALKEKVADDGRRYVDFMQQNGFYAEAVSSLGVDIVQEAVDLAPKILEKFPQSVFFGGQLVFPNDSWLIRFLHNYTVFALQRKFYLRGIPFVILPIRV; encoded by the coding sequence ATGGATCCCCAAGAATCCAATCCAACGATTTTTCAACGCCTCAAGCGTATCCTGATCGGCAGGGCTAAAAACCCGGAAGATCAGTCGCTTTTCCATCACCTGTCGCTGATCGCTTTTTTCGCATGGGTGGGGCTGGGGGCGGACGGTTTGTCGTCCTCGTGCTACGGCCCCGAAGAAGCGTTCATGGCTGTCAGCACGCACCCTTACCTCGCACTCTTTGTCGGCTTGGGTACGGTGGCGACGATCTTTGTCATCTCGACAAGCTATTCCCAGATCATCGAACTCTTCCCCAGCGGCGGCGGCGGTTATCTCGTCGCCACCAAACTCCTCAGCCCCAGCCTCGGCGCGCTGTCGGGCTGCGCGCTGCTGGTGGACTACATCCTGACCATCACGATCTCCATCGCCAGCGGTGCGGATGCGCTGTTCAGCTTTTTCGATCCAAGCTATTCGATGTTCAAGTTTCCGACGGCTCTCGTCGGAGTCTGTCTGCTGACCCTGATGAACGTGCGCGGGGTCAAGGAATCGGTCCTGCCGCTGGTGCCGATCTTCCTGGTATTCGTCATCACCCACGCCTTCGTCATCCTCTACGCGATATTCACTCACATTTTTCATTTCGATGACCTGGCGCGAAACGCGGTAACGGATGTCGGGCAGGCGTGGCGTGATAATGGCGCGGGCTTCATCGGCGTTTTCGTGCTGCTCAAGATCGTGCTCAAGGCATACAGCATGGGTGCCGGTACGTTCACGGGAATCGAGGCGGTGTCGAACGGTCTGCAGATTTTCCGGGAGCCTCGCGTTCAGACCGCCAAGCGCACAATGCGGTACATGGCCTTCTCCCTGGCGGTCACCGTCATGGGTCTCATGATCGCCTATCTGCTCTACGAGGTGCATGAGCATCATGTGGAGGGCAAGACGCTAAACGCGGTGCTTTTCGAGCGGTTGAGTGCCGGCTGGGGATACGGTCCAAGCCGGACCTTTGTCTTTGTGACGCTGCTGTCGGAAGCGATGCTGCTGTTTATCGCAGCGCAGGCAGGATTCATGGACGGGCCGCGTGTGTCGGCGAATATGGCCCTCGACTCGTGGCTCCCCAAGCGGTTCGCCACGCTGTCTGATCGGTTTGTGACGCAGAACGGCGTGCTTTTCATGGGTGCAGCCGGCGCGCTGGTCCTGTTTCTGGCGCACTCGCTCGACCCGCAGGGCGTCGTGCGGTTCCTTGTCGTGCTCTACTCGATCAACGTCTTTATTACCTTCACCCTCTCACAGGCTGGCATGGTCCGGCACTGGTGGCAGGTGCGCCGCAGCGATTCCAACTGGAAACACAAGTTCCTCGTCAACGGTGTGGGTCTGGTGCTCTGCGCCGGGATCCTCATTTCCATCGTTGTGATCAAATTCGCAGCCGGCGCGTGGATCACGCTCGCCATCACCAGCGTGCTTGTCATCGTGGTTATGGGAATCAGGCACCACTACCGCAAGACCGGAGCACTGCTCAAGCGGCTTGACGGCCTGGTGCGCGTCGCCGAATCAACCCCTGCCCCGGTGTCCAGCGATGGCAAACCGGTCGTCCCGCCGGCATTTGATCCATCCGGGAAAACAGCGGTCGTTCTGGTCAACGGTTTCAGCGGTGTCGGGCTGCACACGCTTTTCTCGATCGTCCGTCTGTTTTCAGGAATCTTCAAGAACTTTGTTTTCGTGCAGGTCGGCGCGATTGATGCCGGCGTGTTCAAGGGGGCCGCGGAAATCGCAGCGCTGAAAGAAAAAGTCGCCGACGACGGACGGCGATACGTGGACTTTATGCAGCAGAACGGCTTCTACGCCGAAGCGGTCTCAAGCCTCGGCGTGGACATCGTGCAGGAAGCCGTTGACCTGGCGCCGAAGATTCTCGAAAAGTTTCCGCAGAGTGTGTTTTTCGGCGGCCAGCTTGTGTTCCCCAATGATTCGTGGTTGATTCGCTTTTTGCACAACTACACGGTGTTCGCGCTTCAGCGAAAGTTTTACCTGCGCGGAATACCATTTGTCATTCTGCCCATCCGAGTCTGA
- a CDS encoding NADH-quinone oxidoreductase subunit C, whose translation MTPAQIIDKLTASLGSAITKSFPEDKHPRVHVNADAWRQLAELLKRDPELSFDFLACISAVDYVADNQFCCVYDLYSMTHKHWFAVKVYVDRNVAVIPSVMDLWPAADWHEREAYDMMGITFPGHTDLRRILLPEDWEGYPLRKDYVFPREYHGIPGTYELDWQQQPDYPV comes from the coding sequence ATGACTCCAGCCCAGATCATCGACAAGCTCACCGCTTCGCTCGGTTCAGCCATCACCAAATCCTTCCCGGAGGATAAGCACCCGCGCGTGCATGTGAACGCCGATGCGTGGCGACAGCTCGCCGAGCTGCTCAAACGCGACCCTGAGCTGAGCTTTGACTTTCTCGCGTGCATTTCAGCGGTGGACTACGTGGCGGACAACCAGTTTTGCTGCGTGTACGACCTCTACTCCATGACGCACAAGCACTGGTTCGCGGTGAAGGTGTACGTGGATCGCAATGTCGCGGTGATTCCGTCGGTGATGGACCTCTGGCCTGCCGCGGATTGGCATGAGCGCGAAGCCTACGACATGATGGGCATCACCTTCCCCGGCCACACCGATCTGCGTCGCATTCTCCTGCCTGAGGACTGGGAGGGGTATCCGCTCCGCAAGGACTACGTTTTCCCACGCGAGTACCACGGCATCCCGGGCACTTATGAGCTCGACTGGCAGCAGCAGCCGGACTACCCGGTGTAA
- a CDS encoding fumarate hydratase C-terminal domain-containing protein: MPFTYEPTFQLVHDDTPYRRLSGEGVAEINVNGKKLLQVAPEALRVLAKQAFIDMAFFFRPGHLQQLHDELADPEASDNDRFVIYTQIQNAIISAAGQLPSCQDTGTAIIMGKKGRAVLTDFDDANALSEGVYDTYQQKYLRYSQLAPLEMFKEKNTATNLPAQIDILADTSEDHADEYHFLFMAKGGGSANKSYLYQQTPAVLNEADLTAFLKTKLKDLGTAACPPYHLALVIGGTSAETNLKTVKLASARYLDTLPTSGSAGGRAFRDREWEERLLKIAQESRIGAQFGGKYFAHDARVIRLPRHAASCPIGLGVSCSADRQIKGKITRDGVFIEQLEVNPAKYLPAHAPEAAPPVKIDLNIGMDKVRKILSQFPIKTRLSLTGTMIVARDAAHARVKQMLDAGQPMPSYFKDHPVYYAGPAKTPEGMPTGSFGPTTAGRMDSFVDLFQSHGGSMVMLAKGNRSKAVTQACKKHGGFYLGSIGGPAAILAQTNIKKVELIDFEELGMEAIRKIEVVDFPAFIIVDDKGNDFFAELM, translated from the coding sequence ATGCCTTTTACCTACGAACCGACATTCCAGCTCGTACACGACGACACGCCTTACCGCCGGCTCAGCGGCGAAGGCGTCGCGGAAATCAACGTCAACGGCAAAAAGTTGCTGCAAGTTGCGCCTGAAGCGTTGCGCGTGCTGGCAAAGCAGGCGTTCATCGACATGGCTTTCTTTTTCCGTCCGGGACATCTCCAGCAGTTGCATGACGAACTGGCTGATCCAGAGGCTTCGGACAATGATCGCTTCGTCATCTACACGCAGATCCAGAACGCGATCATTTCCGCCGCCGGTCAACTGCCTTCGTGTCAGGACACGGGTACCGCGATCATCATGGGTAAAAAAGGCCGGGCGGTGCTGACTGATTTCGATGACGCCAATGCTTTGTCGGAAGGCGTCTATGACACCTACCAGCAAAAATATCTGCGCTATTCACAGCTTGCGCCGCTGGAGATGTTCAAGGAAAAAAACACCGCGACCAATCTTCCCGCGCAGATCGACATACTTGCCGACACCTCCGAAGACCACGCTGACGAATATCACTTCCTGTTCATGGCCAAGGGCGGCGGCTCAGCCAACAAGAGCTATCTCTATCAACAGACCCCGGCGGTACTCAACGAAGCTGATCTGACCGCGTTCCTCAAGACCAAGCTCAAAGATCTCGGCACGGCTGCGTGTCCGCCCTATCACCTGGCACTGGTCATCGGCGGAACCAGTGCCGAAACCAATCTCAAAACGGTGAAGCTCGCTTCCGCGCGATACCTCGACACGTTGCCCACGTCCGGTTCGGCCGGCGGACGGGCATTCCGCGATCGTGAGTGGGAAGAACGACTGCTCAAAATCGCACAGGAATCGCGCATCGGCGCACAATTCGGCGGAAAGTATTTCGCCCACGATGCACGAGTCATCCGCCTGCCCCGACATGCGGCGAGTTGTCCCATCGGCCTGGGGGTCTCATGCTCGGCTGACCGTCAGATCAAAGGCAAGATCACCCGCGACGGTGTGTTCATCGAACAGCTTGAGGTCAACCCGGCCAAATATCTTCCCGCTCATGCCCCGGAAGCTGCGCCGCCCGTGAAGATCGACCTGAATATCGGCATGGACAAGGTTCGGAAGATTCTCAGTCAGTTCCCCATCAAGACGCGCCTGAGCCTGACGGGGACAATGATCGTCGCCCGCGATGCAGCACACGCGAGAGTGAAGCAGATGCTCGACGCCGGCCAGCCAATGCCGTCGTATTTCAAGGATCATCCCGTCTATTACGCCGGTCCCGCCAAGACACCGGAAGGCATGCCGACCGGATCATTCGGGCCGACCACCGCGGGGCGCATGGACAGCTTTGTTGATCTGTTCCAGAGCCACGGCGGCAGTATGGTCATGCTCGCCAAAGGCAATCGCTCCAAGGCGGTCACCCAAGCGTGCAAAAAACATGGAGGGTTTTACCTCGGCTCGATCGGCGGGCCGGCTGCGATCCTCGCGCAGACAAACATCAAAAAGGTCGAACTGATCGACTTTGAAGAGCTGGGCATGGAAGCAATCCGAAAAATTGAAGTCGTGGACTTCCCCGCGTTCATCATCGTGGACGACAAGGGCAACGACTTCTTTGCGGAACTGATGTGA
- a CDS encoding NADH-quinone oxidoreductase subunit D, protein MPYDLKPLDVDIETTPYLDADAAARAAGDRWTLNFGPQHPATHTTLRIVLELDGERIVRAVPHIGYLHSGFEKLGEHLDYNQYVTIVSRMDYISPIANDIAWHGAVEKLFGVDITPRCKVIRTILAELGRIQNHLLCVGAAALDLGAFTAFLYGFNERERIYDIVEYISGQRFHPDYTRVGGLMRDLPDDEVFKRMVKKFIREQAPPAVADIEVLLNRNRIFRDRTEGIGVISEQDAIAWSLSGPVARASGVRRDVRKDEPYLCYADNWDGQGAEAVKFKVPIMTTGDVYARYNVRLEEIRQSIAIIEQLIDRIPPGTADVVPDAKLSLPEKTQVYGSIEGLIQHFEIVMWNRGWEAPIAEVYAAQETANGELGYFIVGDGKPRAWRARTRPPSFINYAVFPKLMEGHLLADVVAVLGSLNVIAAELDR, encoded by the coding sequence ATGCCTTACGACCTCAAGCCGCTGGATGTGGACATCGAGACCACGCCGTATCTCGACGCCGACGCCGCCGCCCGTGCCGCGGGGGATCGCTGGACGCTGAACTTCGGCCCGCAGCACCCGGCAACGCACACGACGCTGCGCATCGTCTTGGAACTGGACGGCGAACGCATCGTCCGGGCTGTCCCCCACATCGGCTATCTGCATTCAGGCTTCGAAAAGCTCGGTGAACATCTCGACTACAACCAATACGTCACCATCGTCAGCCGGATGGACTACATCTCGCCGATCGCCAATGACATCGCCTGGCACGGCGCAGTGGAAAAACTTTTCGGCGTGGATATCACCCCTCGATGCAAGGTGATCCGCACCATCCTCGCGGAGCTTGGCCGGATTCAGAACCACCTGCTCTGCGTCGGTGCCGCAGCACTCGATCTGGGCGCGTTCACTGCGTTCCTCTACGGATTTAACGAACGCGAACGCATCTACGACATCGTCGAATACATTTCCGGTCAGCGGTTCCATCCCGACTACACCAGAGTCGGTGGCTTGATGCGCGACCTGCCGGATGACGAAGTTTTCAAGCGGATGGTCAAGAAGTTCATCCGTGAGCAGGCACCGCCCGCCGTCGCCGATATCGAGGTGCTCCTCAATCGCAATCGCATTTTCCGTGACCGCACGGAAGGCATCGGGGTGATCAGCGAGCAGGATGCGATTGCTTGGTCCCTTTCAGGTCCGGTCGCCCGCGCCAGCGGTGTGCGCCGCGACGTGCGCAAGGATGAGCCTTACCTCTGCTATGCCGACAACTGGGACGGTCAGGGGGCCGAGGCGGTGAAGTTCAAGGTGCCGATCATGACCACCGGCGATGTGTACGCCCGGTACAACGTCCGCCTGGAAGAAATCCGGCAGTCAATCGCGATCATCGAGCAACTCATCGACCGCATCCCGCCCGGAACGGCTGATGTCGTTCCTGACGCCAAGCTCTCCCTGCCCGAGAAGACGCAGGTGTACGGCTCGATCGAGGGATTGATCCAGCACTTTGAGATCGTGATGTGGAATCGCGGCTGGGAGGCACCTATCGCTGAGGTCTATGCCGCGCAGGAGACCGCCAACGGCGAACTGGGTTACTTCATCGTCGGAGACGGTAAGCCCCGGGCGTGGCGGGCGCGGACTCGACCGCCATCGTTTATCAATTACGCAGTGTTCCCCAAACTGATGGAAGGGCACCTGCTGGCGGACGTCGTCGCAGTGCTGGGTAGTCTGAATGTCATCGCTGCGGAACTCGACCGTTAA
- a CDS encoding rhodanese-like domain-containing protein → MNTHPGRSISSAPKSASRLSLSMVVGGLLLALLVGCTDMPKVSDEDVKELQYKPLRDLLENRKKGPTYLLDPRIEDRYARGHIHDAVHIPIRDLIPGHPELAKARNIVVYGTDFSDAVAVAAAKKLMAMGYINVFLFRGGVELWRAEGGRVESTTAPATQPKEE, encoded by the coding sequence ATGAACACCCATCCAGGCCGATCAATCTCATCCGCCCCGAAATCCGCTTCCCGACTTTCTTTGTCAATGGTTGTCGGCGGTTTGTTGCTGGCACTGCTGGTCGGCTGCACCGATATGCCCAAGGTCAGCGATGAAGATGTCAAGGAGCTTCAATACAAACCGCTCCGTGATTTGCTGGAAAACCGCAAAAAGGGACCGACCTATCTCCTCGATCCGAGAATTGAGGATCGTTACGCCCGCGGCCATATCCACGACGCGGTGCATATCCCGATCCGTGATTTGATCCCCGGACATCCTGAGTTGGCCAAGGCACGCAACATCGTGGTGTACGGCACGGATTTCAGTGATGCGGTCGCGGTTGCGGCGGCCAAGAAACTGATGGCGATGGGCTACATCAACGTCTTTCTTTTCCGCGGCGGTGTGGAGCTTTGGCGGGCGGAAGGCGGACGAGTCGAGTCCACCACAGCTCCGGCGACGCAGCCCAAAGAAGAATAA
- the nuoE gene encoding NADH-quinone oxidoreductase subunit NuoE yields the protein MAWIVKNSGGMTIERRETPYLDDALKQKLEAELLPRYPTRRAATLPVLHAVQDQHNWLPYQAIEEVAAFLGLQASEVLDTATFYEMFFLRPKGKYLIMLCQSISCELMGHNELMEKIERKLGIHAGETTEDGRFTLMHAECLGSCGTAPCGLINDRLHENITAENFERILDSLT from the coding sequence ATGGCTTGGATCGTTAAAAACTCCGGAGGCATGACCATCGAGCGGCGGGAAACGCCTTACCTCGATGATGCCCTTAAGCAGAAACTCGAAGCGGAACTGCTCCCGCGTTACCCGACCAGGCGGGCGGCGACGCTGCCTGTCCTGCACGCTGTGCAGGATCAACACAACTGGCTGCCGTACCAGGCGATCGAGGAGGTCGCGGCCTTTCTCGGTTTGCAGGCCTCGGAAGTGCTGGACACCGCTACGTTCTATGAAATGTTTTTTCTCCGGCCCAAGGGCAAGTACCTCATCATGCTCTGCCAGTCGATCTCGTGCGAACTGATGGGGCACAATGAGTTGATGGAGAAGATTGAGCGGAAGCTGGGAATCCACGCTGGCGAGACGACTGAGGACGGTCGTTTCACGCTGATGCACGCCGAGTGTCTCGGCTCGTGCGGTACGGCACCCTGCGGTCTGATCAATGACCGTCTGCATGAGAACATCACCGCGGAGAACTTCGAGCGGATACTGGATTCATTGACGTAA
- a CDS encoding MiaB/RimO family radical SAM methylthiotransferase — MDNQTPAKPAASDGLSVYLETFGCQMNVLDTQLVRGQLMALGYRFIDDWQAADVVLYNTCSVREQAENKVYSRIGEVGLLKRDRPEIILGIIGCMAERDGLDMVRKHPQVDLLCGPGELDKVPMLIDNVVKTNWEKRGGVRMAQSALQGNTHRRSSTLAAAEDQLEMLDLSRSFSPEEFHGSAYVRITRGCNKFCTYCVVPNTRGAEVHRPPDHIIEECRKLVDAGVVEITLLGQTVNHYHYDHAAAVVVNGVQQPQIGSVVSQGAGRGHASTVGAADVTSFARLLARIHDEIPTLERLRFVTNFPRDFGDDILQVMAERPRICRYIHLPVQSGSDRILKLMNRGYTVAEYRELLKRVRRYLPDVQLATDIICGFPTETEEDHRATAELLRFGRFKNAFIFKYSPRPGTAAIDRFDDDVPDEIKKLRNNELLSIQSQISAEVHRECVGQTVRVFVESVSEKEKRARDAGHGASVLLGWEQPATQLTGRTDGDLIVCFEGDDSLVGSIVEVRIERAAALTLFGTLCNKTAEV, encoded by the coding sequence ATGGATAACCAAACACCAGCAAAACCCGCAGCTTCGGACGGCCTGAGCGTCTATCTGGAGACCTTCGGCTGTCAGATGAATGTGCTGGATACTCAGCTCGTTCGCGGTCAGCTCATGGCCCTGGGCTATCGCTTTATCGACGACTGGCAGGCTGCTGATGTCGTGCTCTACAACACCTGCTCGGTACGCGAGCAGGCGGAGAACAAGGTTTACTCCCGCATCGGTGAAGTGGGGCTGCTCAAACGCGATCGCCCCGAAATCATCCTCGGCATCATCGGCTGCATGGCGGAACGAGACGGCCTTGACATGGTGCGCAAACATCCCCAGGTCGATCTGCTCTGCGGACCCGGTGAGCTTGATAAGGTGCCGATGCTCATTGATAACGTGGTGAAGACCAACTGGGAAAAGCGAGGCGGCGTACGCATGGCGCAATCGGCTCTCCAGGGGAATACCCACCGCCGCTCATCCACGCTTGCTGCAGCGGAAGATCAACTGGAAATGCTGGACTTGTCACGGTCGTTCAGCCCGGAGGAGTTTCACGGTTCCGCTTACGTGCGGATCACGCGCGGATGCAACAAGTTCTGCACCTACTGTGTCGTCCCCAACACGCGCGGTGCGGAGGTCCACCGCCCGCCTGACCACATCATCGAAGAATGTCGCAAGCTGGTTGACGCAGGCGTCGTTGAAATCACGCTGCTCGGTCAGACGGTGAACCATTACCACTACGACCACGCGGCGGCAGTGGTGGTCAACGGCGTCCAACAGCCGCAGATCGGCAGCGTGGTGAGTCAGGGTGCGGGCCGAGGTCATGCCTCCACGGTCGGAGCAGCGGACGTGACCTCTTTCGCCAGACTCCTGGCGCGAATCCATGACGAAATTCCGACGCTTGAGCGTCTGCGATTCGTCACCAATTTCCCTCGTGACTTTGGTGATGACATCCTCCAGGTGATGGCGGAGCGGCCGCGTATCTGCCGCTACATCCATCTCCCCGTACAGTCCGGCTCGGATCGCATCCTGAAACTGATGAATCGTGGCTACACCGTTGCGGAGTACCGCGAACTGCTCAAACGGGTTCGCCGTTACCTGCCCGATGTTCAGTTGGCGACGGACATCATCTGCGGCTTTCCCACCGAGACGGAGGAAGACCACCGGGCGACGGCTGAACTGCTGCGCTTTGGTCGATTCAAGAACGCCTTTATTTTCAAGTATTCACCTCGCCCCGGCACCGCAGCCATTGATCGCTTCGATGATGATGTCCCCGATGAGATCAAGAAGCTGCGAAACAACGAGTTGCTCTCGATTCAGAGTCAAATCAGTGCGGAGGTTCACCGGGAATGTGTCGGCCAGACTGTTCGAGTATTTGTCGAGTCGGTAAGCGAGAAGGAAAAGCGGGCCCGTGATGCCGGCCATGGCGCGAGCGTTCTGCTCGGATGGGAACAACCTGCCACCCAGCTTACGGGACGAACCGACGGCGATTTGATCGTCTGCTTTGAGGGAGATGATTCGCTGGTTGGCTCAATCGTCGAGGTGCGGATCGAACGGGCCGCGGCTCTCACGCTGTTCGGGACGTTGTGCAACAAAACAGCGGAAGTCTGA